The following proteins come from a genomic window of Acinetobacter baumannii:
- the secF gene encoding protein translocase subunit SecF, whose protein sequence is MMTKVTQQPSKQYGRPDDAKIIPFMKIAKPAAIFSILITLASIFFIATKGLNLGLDFTGGVSAELNYAQPANQAEVIQALDKAGFKDAVVQTLGSNKDLLVRMPVQDIKVEDLNNAITKAVQLPNNAAEVHKVDSVGGQVGNELYVRSAGAVALALILMLIYVTIRFEFKLAMGAVMSLFHDIIIIIGAFALFQWPFDLTVLAAVLAVIGFSLNDNIVVSDRIRENFRKIRGATPREIVDIALTETLRRTIHTSMTLLLVVLAMMFLGGDGLHWFSVAMFVGVFVGTYSSIYIGTAFALWRGLNRQDFIVQVKPEFEDEIP, encoded by the coding sequence ATGATGACTAAAGTGACTCAACAGCCTTCAAAACAATATGGTCGTCCGGATGATGCAAAAATCATCCCGTTCATGAAGATTGCTAAACCTGCAGCAATCTTCTCGATCCTTATTACTTTAGCGAGCATTTTCTTTATTGCGACCAAAGGTCTTAACTTAGGTTTGGATTTTACAGGTGGTGTTTCAGCCGAGCTTAACTATGCTCAGCCAGCAAATCAGGCAGAAGTTATTCAGGCTCTCGACAAAGCTGGTTTTAAAGATGCTGTAGTACAAACTTTAGGTAGTAATAAAGACTTACTTGTTCGTATGCCAGTACAAGATATTAAGGTTGAAGATCTTAATAATGCGATTACCAAAGCTGTGCAATTACCAAACAATGCAGCAGAAGTTCATAAAGTGGACTCTGTAGGCGGTCAGGTAGGTAACGAGCTTTATGTTCGTTCGGCTGGCGCTGTTGCACTTGCGCTGATTTTAATGTTGATCTATGTCACCATTCGCTTTGAGTTCAAACTCGCAATGGGTGCCGTGATGTCTTTATTCCATGACATCATCATCATTATTGGTGCATTTGCTTTATTCCAATGGCCATTTGACCTGACAGTTTTAGCTGCCGTACTTGCGGTGATTGGTTTCTCGCTTAACGATAACATCGTTGTTTCAGACCGTATCCGTGAAAATTTCCGTAAAATTCGCGGTGCAACTCCACGTGAAATCGTTGATATTGCGTTAACTGAGACTTTACGCCGTACCATCCATACCTCAATGACATTATTGCTCGTAGTACTTGCAATGATGTTCTTAGGTGGTGATGGCTTACACTGGTTCTCTGTTGCAATGTTTGTCGGTGTCTTTGTCGGTACTTACTCTTCGATTTATATCGGTACAGCATTTGCCTTATGGCGTGGTCTTAACCGTCAAGACTTCATTGTTCAGGTCAAACCTGAATTTGAAGATGAAATCCCTTGA
- a CDS encoding bestrophin family protein — MIVREQPSIFKVLFSWRGTILPKILPSLGVVMLISAIIGGVEYINLYRFPEIPLVGFTLIGVVLSIFLGFKNTACYDRWWEARKLWGVLIATSRHFDRDCRILTQARRERVIQHVIVFANVLRDRLRRQTANPTELIQTSGMSQQALTQLYQQNNAPQYTLSLIQWELLQALKEGEISDIIYAQMNKNVADLSVVQTGCDRIANTPIPFAYSVLLNRTVYFFCFMLPFSLGSLLGLATPLLVGILAYTFLGLDALSTEIEEPFGTQSNDLPLDAMVRSIEIELLGTLGKPTPPPIQAQDNNLL; from the coding sequence ATGATTGTTCGTGAACAGCCCAGTATTTTTAAAGTTTTATTCTCTTGGCGAGGGACGATTTTACCTAAAATTTTGCCCTCTTTAGGGGTAGTAATGCTGATTTCGGCAATCATTGGTGGGGTTGAATATATTAACCTCTATCGTTTTCCAGAAATTCCTTTAGTTGGCTTTACTTTAATTGGTGTCGTACTTTCTATTTTTTTAGGTTTTAAGAATACTGCATGTTATGACCGCTGGTGGGAAGCCCGAAAATTATGGGGGGTCCTGATTGCAACTTCGCGTCATTTCGACCGTGACTGCCGGATTTTAACTCAAGCCCGCCGTGAACGTGTCATTCAGCACGTTATTGTATTTGCCAATGTATTACGTGACCGTTTACGCCGTCAAACAGCCAACCCCACCGAGCTAATACAAACCAGTGGCATGAGCCAACAAGCACTTACCCAACTTTACCAACAAAATAACGCACCGCAATATACGCTTAGCCTTATTCAATGGGAATTATTACAAGCGCTTAAAGAAGGGGAAATTTCAGATATTATTTATGCTCAAATGAATAAGAATGTTGCAGATCTAAGTGTCGTACAAACTGGCTGTGACCGTATTGCAAATACTCCTATTCCTTTTGCTTATTCAGTTTTGCTTAACCGTACCGTTTATTTTTTCTGTTTTATGTTGCCATTTAGCTTAGGATCTTTACTTGGTTTAGCAACGCCTTTACTGGTTGGAATTCTGGCTTATACATTTTTAGGGCTTGATGCTTTAAGTACCGAAATTGAGGAACCATTTGGTACGCAAAGTAATGATTTACCTTTAGATGCAATGGTACGTAGTATCGAAATTGAGCTTTTGGGGACACTTGGTAAGCCCACACCTCCTCCAATTCAAGCTCAAGATAACAACTTGCTCTAA
- the yajC gene encoding preprotein translocase subunit YajC, whose amino-acid sequence MSLFISTAHAAPAAAQSPGLLPNILMIVVFVAIFYFLIWRPQAKRAKEHRSLIESLGVGSEVVFAGGLMGKVTKLEGDYAVVELNRGVEVKIQRASVISVLPEGTLNNL is encoded by the coding sequence ATGAGCTTGTTCATTTCTACTGCACATGCAGCTCCAGCAGCAGCCCAAAGCCCTGGCCTTTTACCAAACATTTTGATGATTGTTGTATTCGTTGCAATCTTCTATTTCTTAATTTGGCGTCCTCAAGCAAAACGTGCAAAAGAACACCGTTCTTTAATCGAAAGCTTGGGTGTTGGTAGCGAAGTTGTCTTTGCTGGCGGTTTAATGGGCAAAGTAACTAAACTTGAAGGTGACTATGCGGTTGTTGAACTTAACCGTGGTGTAGAAGTAAAAATTCAGCGTGCCAGCGTAATTTCTGTATTACCAGAAGGCACTCTAAATAACCTTTAA
- the coaBC gene encoding bifunctional phosphopantothenoylcysteine decarboxylase/phosphopantothenate--cysteine ligase CoaBC, producing the protein MSFDLSVIPHKNIVLAVTGGIAAYKSAILVRRLKDYGFDVRVVMTHGAQAFITPLTFQALSGNPVHTELLDPEAEAGMGHIELARWADLLLVAPASCDTLAKFANGLADDLLSTLFLATKAPVWVAPAMNQQMWAAKATQRNLQTLVEDGVHVIMPDAGEQACGDVGLGRMPEPEEIARQVAGYFHQAQRAIAEKFGLLAGKRVVITAGPTREAIDPVRYISNHSTGKMGFALAAACYAAGAKVTLIAGPVSLDTPNGVQRVNVASARQMLDVSMESLETGCDIFIATAAVADYRVAEVAEHKIKKAGDELNVSLVKNPDIVATIAAQEKRPFMVGFAAETQNVEEYAAGKLVAKKLDMIACNDVSRADIGFASDENAMTVFFAESYHMKKRELEKASKQEISQQLVEAISDALRRK; encoded by the coding sequence GTGAGCTTTGATTTAAGTGTTATTCCTCATAAAAACATTGTTTTAGCTGTTACAGGTGGGATTGCTGCCTATAAGAGTGCCATTTTGGTCCGTCGTCTTAAAGATTATGGTTTTGACGTTCGGGTTGTGATGACACACGGGGCTCAAGCATTTATTACACCTCTAACCTTTCAGGCTCTTTCAGGAAATCCTGTACATACCGAGCTTTTAGACCCTGAGGCTGAAGCTGGAATGGGCCATATTGAATTGGCTCGTTGGGCTGATTTATTACTGGTTGCTCCAGCAAGCTGTGACACATTAGCTAAGTTTGCTAATGGTTTGGCAGATGACTTACTCAGTACTTTATTTTTAGCAACTAAAGCGCCTGTGTGGGTCGCTCCTGCGATGAACCAGCAAATGTGGGCTGCAAAAGCAACTCAGCGTAATTTACAAACTCTGGTTGAAGATGGCGTGCATGTGATTATGCCAGATGCAGGGGAGCAGGCGTGTGGTGATGTAGGCTTAGGCCGTATGCCGGAACCGGAAGAAATTGCAAGGCAAGTGGCGGGTTATTTCCATCAAGCCCAACGTGCAATTGCTGAAAAATTTGGGTTGTTGGCAGGTAAGCGAGTTGTAATTACTGCCGGACCAACCCGTGAGGCGATTGACCCTGTCCGTTATATCTCAAATCATAGTACTGGAAAAATGGGCTTTGCTTTAGCTGCGGCATGTTATGCAGCAGGCGCAAAAGTTACGTTAATTGCTGGTCCCGTAAGTTTAGATACTCCAAACGGTGTTCAACGTGTAAATGTTGCTTCGGCTCGACAAATGTTAGATGTCAGTATGGAATCGCTTGAGACTGGCTGTGACATCTTTATTGCGACGGCGGCTGTAGCTGATTATCGCGTCGCCGAAGTGGCAGAGCATAAAATTAAGAAAGCAGGGGATGAGCTGAATGTTTCCCTTGTAAAAAATCCGGATATTGTGGCAACCATTGCAGCTCAGGAAAAACGTCCATTTATGGTGGGCTTTGCTGCCGAAACGCAGAATGTTGAAGAATATGCAGCAGGGAAACTCGTTGCTAAAAAGCTAGATATGATTGCATGTAACGATGTTTCTCGCGCCGATATTGGCTTTGCTTCTGATGAAAATGCGATGACAGTATTTTTTGCTGAAAGTTACCATATGAAAAAACGTGAGTTAGAAAAAGCATCTAAGCAAGAAATTTCTCAACAATTGGTTGAAGCTATTTCGGATGCTTTACGCCGTAAATAA
- a CDS encoding PHP domain-containing protein produces the protein MQGIDLHTHSNISDGTLSPELLVQAAVDVKLHTLALTDHDTMDGLQRARNAAQPHDLQIITGVEISSQWSRPSTKKSYGVHIVALNMQDEAPILEALEQQKRIRAQRAEVICELLKKCIGFDIYQDVLDKVENQPDRITRTHIAKTLVEKNVVSRPQQAFDRFLKEGKRAFVKFEGLGLKETIEVIHNSKGFAVLAHPTRYDLSATNTRYLIELFASCGGDAVELPPPVDPLSTRQMIDRMIDQHHLAISIGSDFHGENMPWIKLGNTPKPASNQQGIWERFI, from the coding sequence ATGCAAGGCATAGATTTACATACACATAGCAATATTTCTGATGGAACTTTGTCTCCAGAATTGCTAGTGCAAGCTGCTGTCGATGTGAAGTTGCATACTTTAGCGCTAACCGATCACGATACGATGGATGGATTACAGCGTGCAAGAAATGCTGCACAACCCCATGATTTGCAAATTATTACTGGTGTGGAGATTTCAAGCCAGTGGTCACGACCAAGCACGAAAAAAAGCTATGGCGTGCATATTGTGGCTTTAAATATGCAAGATGAAGCCCCAATTTTAGAAGCATTAGAACAACAAAAAAGAATTAGGGCACAAAGAGCGGAAGTTATTTGTGAACTATTAAAAAAGTGTATTGGCTTTGATATTTATCAAGATGTGCTCGATAAAGTTGAAAATCAACCAGACCGGATTACCAGAACCCATATTGCTAAAACCTTAGTTGAAAAGAATGTAGTAAGTCGTCCTCAACAAGCTTTTGATCGTTTTTTAAAAGAAGGGAAGCGTGCTTTTGTAAAGTTTGAAGGATTGGGTTTGAAAGAGACCATTGAGGTTATTCATAACAGTAAAGGATTTGCAGTTTTAGCTCATCCAACCCGTTATGATTTATCGGCTACAAATACCCGGTATTTGATTGAGTTATTTGCAAGTTGTGGTGGAGATGCGGTGGAGTTGCCGCCTCCAGTAGATCCTTTATCTACTCGCCAAATGATTGATCGTATGATTGACCAGCATCATTTGGCCATTTCAATTGGTAGCGATTTTCATGGTGAAAATATGCCGTGGATTAAATTAGGAAACACCCCTAAACCAGCGAGTAACCAGCAAGGCATTTGGGAGCGTTTTATCTAA
- the secD gene encoding protein translocase subunit SecD: MRYPAWKYLLILVVLVVSTLYALPSLYPDEPAVQISGAKAGTQIDQSVVQKAEQILKTANIASHDNTFTNNAALLRVSSSEAQLKAKEVLRRDLGDQYVVALNLAPTTPEWLQKIGAKPMKLGLDLRGGVHFLLEVDMDKAISQRMETSATDLRRQFRENKIKFNNLALNNNVITVQFADNADRDAAMDFLRRNGNEYTQQALASTTGSILKLTYTDVRRQEIQAYAVNQNLTTLRNRINELGVAEALVQSQGSNRIVVELPGVQDTAEAKRVLGRTANLEFRLVSDLNDQYIDPYTGKYNGQPLPPGTEVFAYQSLDSGRQLLLQRNRILTGERVQNASSGFSQDSGGAEVNITLDSAGGKLMSDATRNAVGKRMAVLFIENKQKISYVTDPKTGAQTEVRTPYTESVVINAATVQAVLGSTFRITGLSSPQEASELALMLRAGALAAPMYFVEERVVGPSLGQENIDKGVLSTQIGFLLVAIWMVVFFRLFGLIANFALVFNLAMILTIMSWIGASLTLPGIAGIVITIGMAVDANVLICERIREEMLWGASPKQAIVAGYDRAYNTIFDSNLTTFLVAFILFAIGTGPIKGFAVTLMIGIICSMFTAITVTRAIVQIIYGKRRNLKKLSI, encoded by the coding sequence ATGCGTTACCCTGCATGGAAATATTTACTGATTCTGGTTGTTCTGGTAGTCAGTACATTATACGCACTGCCTAGTCTATATCCGGATGAGCCCGCCGTTCAAATTTCCGGTGCCAAAGCTGGTACCCAAATTGATCAAAGTGTGGTGCAAAAAGCAGAGCAAATTTTAAAAACAGCAAATATTGCAAGCCACGATAATACTTTTACAAATAATGCTGCTCTCTTGCGTGTCAGCTCTTCTGAAGCGCAATTGAAAGCAAAAGAAGTATTACGCCGTGACTTAGGTGATCAATATGTTGTAGCCCTAAACCTTGCACCAACAACTCCAGAATGGTTGCAAAAAATTGGGGCGAAACCAATGAAACTTGGTTTGGACTTACGTGGTGGTGTCCACTTCTTGCTTGAAGTAGATATGGACAAAGCCATTTCCCAACGTATGGAAACCTCTGCCACCGATTTGCGTCGTCAGTTCCGTGAAAACAAAATTAAATTTAACAATCTTGCGTTAAATAATAATGTGATCACTGTTCAGTTTGCTGACAATGCGGATCGTGATGCAGCAATGGATTTTTTACGCCGTAATGGTAATGAATATACCCAACAGGCATTAGCGAGCACGACAGGTTCAATCTTAAAGCTCACTTATACTGATGTACGTCGTCAAGAAATTCAGGCTTATGCAGTTAATCAGAACTTAACAACACTACGTAACCGTATTAACGAACTTGGTGTTGCAGAAGCTTTAGTACAAAGTCAGGGTAGCAACCGTATTGTCGTTGAATTACCGGGTGTTCAAGATACAGCAGAAGCTAAACGTGTTTTAGGCCGTACTGCTAACCTCGAATTCCGTTTGGTATCTGACTTAAATGATCAATATATTGATCCATATACGGGTAAATATAATGGTCAACCGTTACCTCCGGGTACGGAAGTTTTTGCTTATCAGTCTTTAGATAGTGGTCGCCAACTGTTGTTGCAACGTAACCGTATCTTGACTGGTGAACGCGTTCAAAATGCAAGTTCTGGCTTTAGCCAAGACTCTGGTGGTGCCGAAGTAAATATTACGCTCGATAGTGCTGGCGGTAAGCTGATGTCAGATGCAACCCGTAATGCAGTTGGAAAACGCATGGCGGTATTGTTCATCGAAAATAAACAAAAGATTAGCTACGTTACAGATCCAAAAACTGGTGCTCAAACAGAAGTTCGTACACCATATACCGAGTCTGTCGTGATTAATGCCGCAACCGTCCAAGCCGTTTTAGGTTCAACTTTCCGTATTACTGGTTTAAGTTCACCTCAAGAAGCATCTGAACTTGCGTTAATGCTTCGTGCCGGTGCTTTAGCTGCGCCAATGTACTTCGTTGAAGAGCGTGTTGTTGGTCCAAGCCTTGGTCAAGAAAACATTGATAAAGGTGTACTATCAACGCAAATCGGTTTCTTACTTGTTGCAATCTGGATGGTCGTGTTCTTCCGTCTATTTGGTTTAATCGCAAACTTTGCACTTGTATTTAACCTGGCAATGATTTTAACCATTATGTCTTGGATAGGTGCTTCCCTCACCTTACCGGGTATTGCGGGTATCGTCATTACCATTGGTATGGCAGTCGATGCCAACGTACTGATATGTGAACGTATTCGAGAAGAAATGCTCTGGGGGGCCTCACCTAAACAGGCTATTGTGGCAGGTTATGATCGAGCCTATAACACCATTTTCGACTCGAACTTAACAACGTTCCTTGTTGCATTCATTCTGTTTGCAATCGGTACTGGCCCGATTAAAGGTTTCGCCGTAACATTAATGATCGGTATTATTTGCTCAATGTTTACTGCAATTACAGTAACGCGTGCGATTGTACAAATCATTTATGGTAAACGCCGTAACTTGAAAAAGTTGAGCATTTAA
- a CDS encoding septation protein IspZ has product MKALLDFVPLIIFFYLYKTVDPADTQHPLLKLIGSAGGVDNNNILVATTGLIISMLVVYGALFIMQKFRLDKQQWIVLFMTVIFGGITLMLSDDFYIRLKAAILNLVFAGAFLVSPWFGKDRKPLIQRLFDPILALSEKGWKNLNFAWAAMFVVMSGLHVFFAFLFHGGKYWGEFTAFGDMIVMFSFIIIQFIILRKHFKSPDA; this is encoded by the coding sequence ATGAAAGCACTACTGGACTTTGTTCCATTAATTATTTTCTTTTATTTATATAAGACAGTTGATCCAGCCGATACACAGCATCCTTTACTCAAACTGATCGGGTCTGCTGGCGGTGTTGATAATAATAATATTCTTGTCGCTACTACCGGTTTAATTATTTCAATGCTGGTAGTGTATGGTGCGTTGTTCATCATGCAAAAGTTCCGTCTAGATAAACAGCAATGGATTGTGCTGTTCATGACAGTCATTTTTGGTGGTATTACCCTTATGTTGAGCGATGATTTTTACATCCGCTTAAAAGCCGCTATTTTGAATCTAGTTTTTGCAGGTGCTTTCTTAGTTTCACCTTGGTTTGGTAAAGACCGTAAGCCTCTTATTCAACGTTTATTTGATCCGATTTTAGCCTTAAGCGAAAAAGGTTGGAAAAATTTAAACTTTGCTTGGGCAGCTATGTTTGTCGTGATGTCTGGTTTACATGTTTTCTTTGCGTTTTTATTCCACGGCGGAAAATATTGGGGCGAATTTACTGCATTTGGTGACATGATTGTCATGTTTTCATTTATCATTATTCAGTTCATTATTTTACGTAAACATTTTAAGTCACCAGATGCTTAA
- the radC gene encoding RadC family protein, which translates to MLGNMNNSIKNWPEQERPRERLLQQGPQSLSDSELLAIFLRSGSRQHSAVELARLLIQQFGSLNAVFDASYNELAQFNGIGATKYSQLLAVKELGRRYLDYHFSQTELSLHSSHLVLDYLRYELKGEKQEVFAVLCLDAELRKLHFKKLFFGSVQHCAVSVNQTLRYALQQHACQLVIAHNHPFGSPQPSPEDIKLTQQLEQACQLVEIRLLDHFIISPEGSFSFAEQQLLNPTSIAVQ; encoded by the coding sequence TTGCTGGGGAATATGAATAATTCTATTAAAAATTGGCCAGAACAAGAACGGCCAAGAGAACGGTTATTACAACAAGGCCCTCAAAGTCTCTCTGACTCTGAACTACTCGCGATCTTTCTTCGCTCAGGTTCACGTCAACATTCAGCAGTAGAGCTCGCACGTTTACTGATTCAACAGTTTGGTAGTCTAAACGCTGTTTTCGATGCATCTTACAATGAATTAGCTCAATTTAATGGTATTGGAGCTACCAAGTATTCCCAATTACTGGCCGTAAAAGAGCTTGGACGGCGTTATCTCGACTATCATTTTAGTCAGACTGAGCTAAGCCTTCATTCTTCTCATTTAGTTCTAGATTATTTGCGTTACGAATTAAAAGGTGAAAAACAAGAAGTCTTTGCCGTACTTTGCTTAGATGCCGAGTTGAGAAAACTACATTTTAAAAAGTTATTTTTTGGTTCAGTTCAACACTGCGCTGTTTCAGTGAATCAAACCTTACGTTATGCCTTACAACAGCACGCTTGCCAATTAGTAATAGCACATAACCACCCATTTGGTTCCCCACAGCCCTCTCCTGAAGATATTAAACTCACACAGCAACTTGAACAGGCCTGTCAGCTTGTCGAAATTCGTCTGCTGGACCATTTTATTATCTCGCCCGAAGGTAGCTTTTCATTTGCTGAACAACAACTGCTCAACCCTACCTCAATAGCCGTTCAATGA